Genomic segment of Bos taurus isolate L1 Dominette 01449 registration number 42190680 breed Hereford chromosome X, ARS-UCD2.0, whole genome shotgun sequence:
TTCTACTAAAACTTATTGGCTATCTTTAATTTCAACAAACGGGAATTATTTAGAAATGTCTGATGATATGATCTCCTCAACCCCTCTGAGCTCCTCTTTCTTGGTAGATTTTGTTCCAGGGTCCTTATCTCCACGAACAGAAAGATCTAGGTTCCGTGGGCTGCATAATAGATACCATCACCACATAATGATTTTGCGGATAAGAGCGCTGATAATGGAAGTTCTACATGACAGTGTTGATGTGCATAGGAGGATGTCACACATACCAAACAGTCCGGTCAATTCTGTCTTCTGGCCGTGTTTATCCACGTTGATGTTATGTGCTACCAGATGCGTTCTCGACAGAGAgacaattttaaatacattttgacCCTCATCTGTGAGAGAGAGAATATGCACATTTTTAGGACTCCACCTTTGTGTATTTTCAGTTAGATTCATCATGGCAAGTTGAGAGTAATAGCAATAGAACATCCTGTGCTGATGTGTGGGTGGGCTGAATCCTACAGCTGCCATGGCAGCAAGGAGAGCAAGAGCAGTCGAGACTTTTCCTTATTCCCCCCGTCCTCATACAACTAACCAGTCACACTTTGCCCTCTTGCTCAGCTGTCTTCTACAACGTGTGCTCTAATGAAcccaacagttaaaaaaaaaagaaaaacaggagtgtATTATCAAATCCAAGATccaaaattatttgtatttctgttgttCCAGCCGTGGAACTGATTTTTCTTTAGGGTATATCAACTTAATGGTAAATCAACTGAAATGGTAAATCAAGTTAGCATTTCAGAGTGTAGCATGGACATGTATATACTAcgatgtgtaaaacagacagctagtgggcagctactggatagcacagggagctcagctcggtgctccgtgatgaccttgagggctgggatgggggaagggaagggaggctcCAGGGGGAAGGGATCTATGTACACATACACCTGattgacattgtacagcagaaactaacataacattgcaaagcaattatcctccaattaaaaataaattaaaaaatatttgggacAATTTGAGATGTTTTGTAGACAGACCTGCTATTGAAATAATTAATATGCAatattatcaaattttaaaaatagttaatgaaagaaaaaaataatagcatgtGTTCTCGAGTGCCTACACTGTGCCAGGCAGCTTTAGGAACACTTGATGTTAATTCCTGTGCTTCCTCTGCCCCTCAGCTTGGGGTATGACATGTCCATTGGTGTGAAGACAGTTCACCGGCTGGGAAGTGCAGGCAGCGAGCTCCGTCCCCACCTGGAGGGctgcccctcctctctgccccgCCCGTCCACTCTGTCCCATGTATCTGGACAAGAAGCAGCTCTGACCTACTGTGTGTCACGTCTAGACTGTCTACATCCATTCTGTCTCTCCTGGCTTCCATCACACCTAATAGTAATCCCTAAGAAAGACAGGAGGTAAAACTACCCGCCTTTGTACCTGAAACATGCCAATGGCATTGTTCAGTGTCAGAAACACTGAAAATTATTAGTGTgatggagaaggagaaaaaatagcagcagaagcagcttcATAGTCTCAGAGCCCCTAGATGTTACATGCAATGTGCCCAAGCCTACCATGAGTCTAGAGCCTGGGGTCACGCTGGGACAACTTAAGTTGGATGATGCAGGTCCTGAGATTATCCGTGACTGCCTGTGGTTGACCATGACTTCAGCAAGGTGGGCATTGCAGCATCACTGAACTGGCTGTGACATTAACGAAGGCAACGGGACAGTGAGAGCCAACCTATCTTATGGGCGTCAGGTCACCATTAAGGCTTGATGTGGGTACACCTCACAGCCCCCAAAACACAGTTGGGGGGTAGCACTTGCTGGTCCCCAAGAGATCTTACAAGAAGGGGTTATAACCTATTTCTCCCTTCTTTAGTCGCTCTGTAAAAACTGCAGCTAAAAAGGGTTGCAAAACTGGAGAAAAAGTAAAGACAGCGGAAGCACTGAGATttggccaaaggaaaaaataatatcagagtaagaaaataaaaacataatttaaaagttgTCAAATATTAAAAGCCATTCAGGAAATTTTCCAGGCATAAATGTCACTGATTTGTGTTCGTCGTATAAGCATTGTGTGACTGTTTCGTTTAGACACGGGTTGTCATCACATGCTGCTACATTTAAATCACAGTCAAATGTGTAGCCCTTAGAacgtttactgtctgagctgaaactccagtactttggccacctcatgtgaagagtcgactcattggaaaagaccctgatgttgggagggattgggggcaggaggagaaggggatgacagaggatgagatggctggagggcaccaccgactcgatgcacatgagtttgtgtgaactttgggagtcggtgatggacagggaggcctggcgtgctgcaattcatggggtcgcaaagagttggacacgactgagcgactgaactaagacttttaaaattagGAAGGTAGTTTGGGGCCATTATAAAGAAGTTAAAAGTCTTAGCCAGCATCCCTACTGCTTTGACCAACAGTTTCCTTTATGGTTGAACTCAAGATGATTTCCTTGGGTTCAAGTTCATCCTCTGTACCTTGGATGGATTAAGATGTTTAAAATTGTTTGAAAAAGTGACACTGATGTGAAGACTCAAGATAGACCCTTGAGACATCAGTTCGTAAGGCTGTTGTAAACTGTCTGAGAACCATATGAAATACAGGTCTATACCTGTTATTCTCAGTGGCTAACACtcctgaggagaaggcaatggcaccccactccagcactcttgcctggaaaatcccacggaaggaggagcctggtaggctgcggtccatgaggttgctaacagtcggacacgactgagcgacttcactttcacttttcactttcatgcattggagaaggaaatggcaacccactccagtgttcttgcctggaaaatcccagggacggcggagcctggtgggctgccatgtatgaggtcacagagtcggacacgactgaagcgacttagcagtagcagtaacacTCCTGATTGGGAGGAGACCTCCAGGCCGTGTGTTTGAATCATTGTCTCATGACAAAGTGAAGTGCTTGAATATCCTAAGGACTGGAGCCTGCTCACCCCTCTAATTGTTAGCAGGAGTAGAATTCAGGTGTGTGGGGTTATGGAAGACAATTGTCCCAAGATTTCTACCCAAATGTTCTCTGACCAGTGAAGCAGTCATACTTACAGTCAGCAACATAAGTACCATCGTCTTGCTTTGTAGCCTTGACATGTACATTCTTCCATTTTCCATCCCGCCTTAAAAAGCAAACATATACAAGGTGTTTGAAGCAATGGAAAAAGTAGACATATACttagaattttctttgttttatcccCACAGGGTAATCTTGTCATCTGAAGTTCTAAGAGAGGAGACAATAAGCAGACCCATTGTTaacttgtggctcagtgggtagacATCTAATTTTGAGGAAAAGGAGAGTTTGGGCAGAGATGGAGAAATTTGATATCTGCGCAGTGGAGTTCACGAAAAAGATGTGTGCCTGTCAAAACATATTGAACTATGCCctccatgaaagaaagaattagttgctcagtcacatctgactctttgtgaccccatggacggtagcccaccaggctcctctgtccatgggattctccaggcaagaatactggagtgggttgccatttccttctcaaggggatgttcccgacccaaggatcgaactcagttctcttgcattgcaggcaaattctttatcatctgaaccaccggggaaggcTTACGCCTTCCACAAAGCTGCATATAATAATtgctcatgggcttcccaggaggttcaAGTGGTagacatgcaggttcaatccctggattggcaagatgcccaggaggagggcacggcagtcctctccagcattcttgcctggagaatccccatggacagaggaccctggtggtctacaggccacaggtttgcaaagagtcagacacttctgaAACAACTTAACAAGCCACATGCTCACTTCAGTCAGGTTGATTTCAGAAAGATTAGCCATATGAAAATTcaaaagtgtgtttgtgtgtgtgtgatagttgctcagttgtgtctgatttttcgCACATATGTTTTCCTTCTTGGTTATTTGTACTTACTTGACAGAAAAGTAAAAGTCCACTGTGCCCTTTTCATCATCAAACACAAGTTCACGGAAGTAAGTCCTGAATGGTCCATTCTCCTGGATTTTCTCTGGGTTGGTGGATCCAATGTACACTGTTCTCCATGATCCTGAAAGCTGAAAGCAAAATCCCCCTTAGAAAATGTAGtccttgtctttttatttcatccaGCATCATGAGTCAAAGGTTTCCCACCCCCAGTGCAAGTCAGCACACATTATCTACCTTGACTGGACAAAGCAGGATTTATGAAATAATGCAAAACCGAGTCAGAGCAAAAGAAGGAATTGAGACATTTCTGAGATAGCTTGAGTTCTCATGTCAAATACAAGATCTCAAAATGAACAGCTGTTTTGCTGATCCACTTTTTTCTGTTACAAGACTAGTAAAAATGCCTGAGAGTCAATTAATACACAGTAGAGATGACACAGAGACGAAATGGAGCAGGTCTAGAGTCAGTTAATGGAGCAGTATTGAGTCGGAGGGAGGAGGATCGGTTAGTGGGTCCACATATCAAAACCACaaaagggacacacacacacacacacacacacaccccccaaggCCTCCTCCCTGGTACCTCTGAGAGATTTTGCTCAGCTTCCTCTTCTTGGGCGGCACAAACCACACCAAGGAGAAGAGTCAGGAACAGAACCTTCATCTTGTCTGTCGTGGTCCTTCGTCTGTCGAGGCTGACTGTGTCCCAGTGGCTGGAGAGGACGGGAATTGTGCCACTTTTTATAGGATCGTTTTGTTGGTGTGACGTGTCACGAACCAATGGTTGTTCCTCCTAAGCCCAAGGTTACACAGAAGTCATCTTCCGTATCCTGTTTGGCAGGGATCTGCTGTCACATCAGTGTGTTATCTTTATCATGAGGGTTGTTTTAAGAGAAGCTTAAGaggatctggacatggaacatttAGAGGGAGTGAGATATCACAATGCACTCTAATGTTCCAAGGCCAGGaatatttatttacctttgtATCCTGAGATAAGGCTGGGATAAGCTGTCCAAGGTACATATCTCCAACTCCTCTGCCATTTCCTTAACATTTAGGAGATagtctaaaatttattttctaaagtcGAGTGTGTGATttaacaaagttaaaaaatatttctgaagagACCTTTGGAAAACCTCCCGTTTCTCTGAGGGGAGGGACATGTCAGCACAAAATGTTGATCACCTCTTCCTGCCCCACAGCGGGCTCTGTCCTCCTTATAGCTAAGAGGAGGTTCTGTCCAAATGCCCCTTACCCTCATGTCTGAAAAGGCACGTGAGCAATTCTGTTCCTCTCTCCCCTTCAAGACATCCTTTATCCATCTAATCTGTGATATATCATTTACTCATTGACTCAGTTGTTTCTAAGGAAGTGAAAAAGCACGACTGTATTTCTTGTAACttgtagaatttaaaataaaaaaggaaatttcctAACTCTATACATCTAGTTACTCTCAAGGTCCCTCAAACAGCCAAAGAATctctactttgtttttttttttttccacaaccagggatcttagttacccaaccaggggTGGAATCATCACCTCATGTAGCGGATGTGTTGAGTCTTAACCCTTGGACCACCAGAGTCATCCTGACTCAGATAATTTTAACAGGAGTATGATCCCAGCTAACACCTCTTATCTATCCATCATCACCCTTCCATCTCTCCTTAGGCACCTCTAACATTCTCACATTTTCCTTTCATATTCTTACCAACACGTGTCACCGGGGAGTGTGTTCTTGGACCATACCATCTCAGGAAGACCTTTCTAACTGCCAATCAAGGGGGGATTAAACACAGTTTCTCCAAGAGGTTATTGCAGCAGGTTTTAGCAACCTGCTTGTTTGTAACTAAAGGCAGTCATAGGACCTTTAATCCAAAGTCTCCTTCATAAATATTGACAAAAAATGTAGGTAAAAAACTGATAAACAAAGCAGAATCACCTTACTCAAACAATAATCTTGTAATCCcccaacaaataataataaaccatGCTTGGTACATCTTCCTGGTGTCTCCTCGATTCTCCAGTTTTctggaactacaaagcctctctTTCCAAGTTTATTAATTTTGtcttactttcctttttctctgtggTCACTGTTTTTATATCTTATATTACACAACTCCTATCTAAACAATGCAAGGAAACGTGTGACCTTGGTCACGAAGAACACACAGGTTTCCTCATGGACTCCTGACCAAGGTTCAACGTTATTAGAATctaaagtagaaataaagaacCGCAAGCCCATCTTTAAAGGTCTGATCTTGGAGACACTCTCtacctcagtttagttcagttgctcattcacatctgactctttgcgaccccatggactgcagcacaccaggcctccctgtccatcaccaactcccagagtttttactcaaactcatgtccattgagttggtgatgccattcaaccatctcatcctctgtcatctccgtctcctccagccttcaatctttcccagcatcagggtcttttccagtgagtcagttcttcatgtcaggtggccaaagtattgaagtttcagcttcaacatcagtccttccaatgaacacccaggactgatctcctttaggatggactgggtggagcTCTTTGCAGtgaaagggactctcaagagtcttctccaacatcacagttcaaaagcatcaattcttc
This window contains:
- the OBP gene encoding odorant-binding protein, yielding MKVLFLTLLLGVVCAAQEEEAEQNLSELSGSWRTVYIGSTNPEKIQENGPFRTYFRELVFDDEKGTVDFYFSVKRDGKWKNVHVKATKQDDGTYVADYEGQNVFKIVSLSRTHLVAHNINVDKHGQKTELTGLFVKLNVEDEDLEKFWKLTEDKGIDKKNVVNFLENEDHPHPE